A single region of the Equus caballus isolate H_3958 breed thoroughbred unplaced genomic scaffold, TB-T2T haplotype2-0000713, whole genome shotgun sequence genome encodes:
- the LOC138922304 gene encoding spermatogenesis-associated protein 31D4-like, with the protein MEFSQWNVLSFLNSHIELFLSICSTFLDSDHNLTIVCGLWLLLLFLCFLVGIPSLPTFWKTKIYQKRQGRAKRRRRGGTSSGWRNYQRETEEKRRLISILKRPLGRPLDTTRFRQLLCPDPSCEVCNSTTAEINRLLEDLEDDTASVSSMASTASGTESSFTLSSAFSEVPPGDLTPSPPPDPSPPHPSVLSPNPMTPLADFLSPSPPGHSMPPEPFPPLESKFPADRPPPQPLALPPLPPHDTQATGPILQPEATLSLNTIFSLDRTLSQDINALPNLSQIINPTDSLACHHTPPSLSVSPPTDHPLTVTQSKSVSILLKSLPENSSPDSPGGLSTYVPTIRGTDHSSLSISELSWWQACAKGLFLAPSTLAPCDFNQEFLALHSSESSLERHPTANLIEPGNLSFLSPHVLALLERQVRKRSDFLMWKEKEKEKGSFPKKLRPGHQLNPSGKMSESNADECDSAFSLPFWSSAGKPKELHMHEQPPYPKILEDHLQEKCMQLFWGLPSLHSESLPSAIRDSSDCTTIFLFNTISNASTGQESPVPLHRPPPSLPEIQPQPLPQTLPQSQPLPLTQVKSQAHLKSPLPILPSGPLPQIRICGVCHHRPQDESESLTSSEIQQLEWKVLQKQQESLWGSPSVVQRSQEEFCSSAPNFPYHQASQAHASISTLPVEFPLSDELRKKLEHHLRKRLIQHRWGLPRRICECLSLMMPPRDFSEIAKSESNRGLSRISVNKDLNVGLSQSKSFHERGSELLEVEKEMGKDRGHSPENGPKAHLLSDPESSSDKDPAYDSEKDLNSHVASLSGKNSRALEESLDQKQLENVLKAHLSKKFEEISEARLPGTVRSSWHASKQTLLLSDKSRTQITQRSLPPSVGGDSSLNTFQELCFIDSSAQQMMETHIKSFRMRMEWGLPCRVLESIQAFKLEDAASQSLTYFYCPPSNNPTLEVDSKSEGFEPHRGSSKSVLQEKAETTNSALVLDRLCPATSPMGRQGQGVPRQSPSGINQEIAEVVQRSKGARQTHLPVTCGITGKASQKFTQLGNRCPPELPARQAGAKHETKDERVSPSDRREGRQDKKMKSEPFSVHSTARDIFRAKELNALQSKTGNVLTTSKPGSSQRIRENHSKIEIIGTIESPAPKRQVPQDPKSSDLKEHLFRELKSKLEKRNQSQVQGQHTDRSPASESLTYKASLTHARGVSSGDMGASQVLHVHLEDTGISRKQRQEPWVPKKDRKRYEDKKFPPATMRVSPPGTNKEELGGGDAGLGTSQPTRKSFPTQITASEETRGSKSSQTSSQKAQPPPESLFRKKMNHIFQWLRPGTKGKNQEHPQEKGSPISSAQSRGLVKGRAAVTGTTTAQKTRRVPGKFPVEKLGQQCAAEVTRPQEPLPSLRKFVKTDQKAEEQAQAEPVQGHPSNYRAPSCKVPSTKSCHQEVVFAGQNYPTCSRRIRDQNRHPQKVMAFKDQLLDQKRPLSVPRREHVPHPSSTCRHQAGPGASSCSHHC; encoded by the exons atggagttcagtcaatggaatgttctctcatttctgaatagccatattgagttgtttttgagcatctgctcaacattcttagatagtgaccacaacctcaccatcgtgtgtgggttgtggttgcttcttctgttcctgtgcttcctggtggggattccatctttaccaaccttctggaaaaccaaaatctaccaaaag cgtcagggcagagccaagaggagaagaagaggtggaacatcaagtg gttggagaaattaccagagggaaacagaggagaaaaggaggctaatttctattctgaaaag gcccctaggccggcctctcgataccacccgctttcgtcaactattatgcccagacccctcctgtgaggtgtgtaatagcacaactgctgagatcaatcggctcctggaggacctggaagatgataccgcctctgtgtcctctatggcttccacagcttctgggactgagtcatcattcactctgtcctccgccttctcagaagtccctccaggagacctaacaccatcccctccacctgacccttccccaccgcacccctccgtcctctcacctaacccaatgacacccttagctgactttctttcaccctcaccaccgggtcactctatgccaccagagccttttcctcccttggagtccaaattcccagcagaccgtcccccaccccaaccccttgcccttccccctctcccaccacatgacacccaggcaacggggcctattctccaaccagaggccactctgtctctgaatacgatcttctctcttgaccgcaccctttcccaagatattaacgccttaccaaatttgtcccagataatcaatcccactgattcactggcttgtcatcacacaccaccaagcctgtctgtctcaccaccgacagaccaccctttaactgtgactcaatctaaatcggtttccatcttattgaagtctcttccagagaactcatctccagatagccctggtgggttgtccacttatgtcccaacaatcagaggcactgaccattcaagcctgtcaatttcagaattatcctggtggcaagcttgtgccaaaggcttgttcttagcaccttccaccttggcaccatgtgattttaatcaagagtttcttgccctccattcttcagagtcctctctggagagacaccctacagctaaccttatagagcctggtaacctctcatttcttagccctcatgtcctggcactcctggagagacaagtccgaaagaggagtgatttcctgatgtggaaggaaaaggagaaggagaagggttcttttccaaaaaaacttaggccaggccaccaactaaatccttcggggaaaatgtcagagtcaaatgctgatgagtgtgactcagcattctcccttcctttttggagcagtgcagggaaaccaaaggagctgcacatgcatgagcagcccccatatcctaaaatcttggaggaccatttacaggaaaaatgtatgcagctcttctggggtctcccatctctgcacagcgagtccttgccctctgctatccgtgactcaagtgactgcaccacaatcttccttttcaataccatctcaaatgcctccacgggccaagaatccccagtacctctccatcgcccacctccatccttgcctgagatccagccccaacccttgcctcaaaccctgccccaatcccagcccctacctctcactcaggtcaagtcccaggcccaccttaaatccccactcccaatcctaccatctggtcctctaccccagataaggatctgtggagtgtgtcaccatagaccccaggatgaatcagagtctctcacctcatctgaaattcaacaactggaatggaaagtgttgcagaagcaacaggaaagtttgtggggttccccctctgtagtccaaagatctcaggaagaattttgttcttcagctcccaactttccttaccatcaggcctcccaggcccatgcctccatctccacccttcccgtagagtttcctctcagtgatgagctgaggaagaaactggaacatcaccttcgaaagaggctcatccaacaccggtggggcctgccccgcaggatctgtgagtgtctgtcactgatgatgcctccaagagatttctcagagatagctaagtcagagagcaatcgtggactctcacggatctcggtgaacaaagatctaaatgttggattgagccaatccaaaagcttccatgagaggggttcagaactgcttgaggtagagaaggagatggggaaggatcgggggcatagcccagagaacggcccaaaagctcatctgttgagtgacccagagagctcttcagataaggatccggcatatgactctgagaaagacctaaatagtcacgtggcaagtctgtcagggaaaaattcaagggccttggaggaaagtctagatcagaaacaacttgaaaatgtcctgaaagcacatttgagcaagaagtttgaggaaatcagtgaggctcggctccctgggacggtgcgcagttcatggcatgccagcaagcagacattgctgctttctgacaaatcccgcacccaaataacacagaggagtttgccaccttcagtgggtggggactcctccctgaataccttccaggagctttgcttcattgattccagcgcacaacagatgatggaaacccatattaaaagctttcgtatgagaatggagtggggccttccctgcagggtccttgaatccatacaggcgtttaaattggaagatgctgcatcccagtccttgacctatttctactgtcccccctcaaataacccaactttggaagtggactccaaatccgagggcttcgagccccatagaggaagctctaaatctgttcttcaagaaaaagcggaaacaacaaattcagccctggtcctggatcgtctttgccctgctacttcacctatgggcaggcaaggacaaggggtgccgagacaatcaccctctggtatcaaccaagagattgcagaggttgttcagaggagtaagggtgccaggcagactcatctgcctgtcacatgtggcatcacaggcaaagcgagtcagaaatttactcagctaggcaacagatgccccccagagctgcctgcaaggcaagctggtgccaaacatgagacaaaggatgagagagtgagtcccagtgatagaagagaagggcgacaggacaaaaagatgaagtcggaacccttttccgtgcacagcacggccagggacatattcagggccaaggagctcaacgctctgcagtcaaaaactggtaatgtgttgacaaccagcaagccaggaagctcccaaaggatacgtgagaatcacagtaaaatagaaattattgggaccattgaaagccctgcaccaaaaagacaagttccccaagacccgaagtcatcggatcttaaggaacatctgtttagggaattaaagtcgaaactagagaagaggaatcagagccaggtccaaggccaacacactgacaggtcccctgcctcagagagcttgacgtacaaggcctcactgactcatgcccgcggtgtctccagtggggacatgggagcttcccaggtgctgcatgtccatctggaggacactGGGATCAGCAGgaagcagcggcaggagccttgggtccctaagaaagaccgaaagaggtacgaggataagaaattcccaccagctacaatgagagtgagccctccgggcaccaacaaagaagagcttggtggaggggatgcagggttggggacatcccaacctacaagaaagagtttccctactcagatcacagcatcagaggagacgcgtgggagcaagtcttcccagacctcatcacagaaggcacagcctcctcctgaaagtctgttcagaaaaaagatgaaccacatttttcaatggcttcgtcctgggacaaaaggcaaaaaccaagaacatccccaggaaaagggcagccccatatcatctgcacagagcagaggcctggttaaagggagagctgccgttactgggaccaccacggctcagaagaccaggagggtccctgggaagttcccagtggagaaactggggcagcagtgtgcagcagaggtcacccgccctcaagagccccttccttccctgaggaagtttgtgaaaactgaccagaaggcagaagagcaggcccaggcagagcccgtccaggggcatccttccaactacagggctccctcctgtaaagtgccaagcaccaagtcctgccaccaagaagttgtctttgctggccagaattatcctacatgttctagacggatcagagaccagaacagacaccctcagaaagtcatggcgtttaaagatcagctattggatcagaagcgtcccttatctgtgccccgcagggagcatgtgccccatccgagctccacctgcaggcatcaagccggcccaggggcctccagctgttctcaccactgctaa